Proteins from one Leptospira meyeri genomic window:
- a CDS encoding aminotransferase class V-fold PLP-dependent enzyme, translating into MSPNHTELPSFPPFHSWKGISLYFPVQNDSVWLNYCGTTPVSTYATQMMNLYFQEYARFGIFAPSFAEPTIKAAIRGYIAEILHCDPSEIGIVHNTSEGMNLYSHSIQIPKGKRILVLENEYPSNVYPWEHWKEKGVGLEFIPVGKTPDEFLLNLKNELEKGDVSILSLSPVHWCTGVVFDMDVVSKLCETHHTKLVIDGSQAVGHIPLDFGKLKVAFCAFAAWKWLLGPLGLGVVYLSKEESKGFQLIFKGQASVVNDSSYFPYRDEWKPAADQFEQSTINFNDWIYFYASLKMLSTLGFSRVRERIYEVAGMFKDALHELGFTLESDAFPNVKTGIIAITGHKNPSKFQPEAIQAFLKQRKITAAVRLGRLRMAPHIAIEEEHVARVKETLKEYLSQS; encoded by the coding sequence ATGTCTCCTAATCACACTGAACTTCCTTCCTTTCCCCCTTTTCATTCTTGGAAAGGGATCTCCCTGTATTTCCCCGTACAGAATGATTCCGTTTGGTTGAATTATTGTGGGACCACACCTGTTTCCACCTACGCCACCCAGATGATGAATCTCTACTTTCAAGAATATGCAAGGTTTGGTATCTTTGCCCCCAGTTTTGCCGAACCAACGATCAAAGCCGCCATCCGTGGTTACATCGCAGAAATTTTGCATTGTGATCCATCCGAGATAGGAATCGTACATAACACAAGTGAGGGGATGAATCTTTATTCCCATAGCATCCAAATTCCAAAAGGAAAACGGATTCTTGTTTTAGAAAACGAATATCCGAGTAATGTATATCCTTGGGAACATTGGAAAGAAAAGGGAGTGGGTTTAGAATTTATACCTGTGGGAAAAACCCCTGATGAATTTCTTCTCAACCTCAAAAACGAATTAGAAAAGGGAGACGTATCTATCCTTAGCCTATCACCTGTTCATTGGTGTACGGGAGTGGTTTTTGATATGGATGTTGTTTCTAAACTTTGTGAAACTCATCACACGAAACTTGTGATTGATGGTAGCCAAGCTGTAGGTCATATCCCACTCGATTTTGGGAAACTGAAAGTGGCTTTCTGTGCTTTTGCCGCCTGGAAGTGGTTACTTGGACCTCTGGGACTCGGAGTGGTGTATTTATCAAAAGAGGAATCCAAAGGTTTCCAACTGATTTTCAAAGGCCAGGCCAGCGTGGTGAACGATTCCAGTTATTTTCCCTATCGGGATGAATGGAAACCAGCTGCTGACCAATTTGAACAAAGTACAATTAACTTCAATGATTGGATTTATTTTTATGCATCTTTAAAAATGTTGTCCACCCTTGGTTTTTCTCGGGTGAGGGAGCGGATTTATGAAGTGGCGGGGATGTTTAAGGACGCTCTTCATGAGTTAGGTTTTACTTTAGAATCAGATGCTTTTCCAAATGTGAAAACGGGAATCATTGCCATCACAGGTCATAAAAATCCATCCAAGTTCCAACCAGAAGCCATCCAAGCCTTTTTAAAACAAAGGAAAATTACGGCTGCGGTGCGACTGGGCCGACTCCGAATGGCTCCTCATATTGCGATTGAAGAAGAACATGTGGCCCGAGTGAAAGAAACCTTAAAAGAATACCTAAGTCAAAGTTAG